One Spiroplasma sp. NBRC 100390 DNA window includes the following coding sequences:
- the rplV gene encoding 50S ribosomal protein L22 yields MDVRANLRSIRISPRKVRLVADLIRNKKVGDAIVILNNTNKKSSVPVQKLVKSAVANAVNNNGLDADRLFIKEIFVNEGPTLKRFRPRAHGRAYEILKRTSHITVTVSDGQQ; encoded by the coding sequence ATGGATGTAAGAGCAAACTTAAGAAGTATTCGAATATCGCCACGAAAAGTTAGATTGGTTGCCGATTTAATTCGTAACAAAAAAGTGGGAGACGCAATAGTTATTCTTAACAACACAAACAAAAAATCATCAGTACCAGTTCAAAAATTAGTAAAGTCAGCAGTAGCAAATGCTGTTAACAATAATGGGTTGGATGCTGATCGCTTATTTATTAAAGAAATCTTCGTTAACGAAGGACCAACATTAAAACGATTCCGTCCTCGTGCCCACGGACGAGCATATGAAATTTTAAAGAGAACAAGTCACATCACAGTTACTGTTAGTGATGGGCAGCAATAA
- the rpsS gene encoding 30S ribosomal protein S19: MSRSLKKGPFVDKHLQKKVEALNAINKKEVVKTWSRRSVIFPEFIGHTFAVHNGKEHIPVYVTEDMVGHKLGEFSPTRKFGGHGDDKKKKK, translated from the coding sequence ATGTCACGAAGTCTAAAAAAAGGACCATTTGTTGATAAACATTTGCAAAAAAAAGTTGAAGCATTAAATGCAATAAATAAAAAAGAAGTTGTTAAGACTTGATCAAGAAGAAGCGTTATTTTCCCTGAATTTATTGGTCATACATTTGCCGTACATAACGGGAAAGAACATATTCCCGTTTATGTTACTGAAGATATGGTTGGTCATAAATTAGGAGAATTCTCACCAACGAGAAAATTTGGTGGCCATGGCGATGATAAGAAAAAGAAAAAATAA